Proteins from a single region of Mycetohabitans endofungorum:
- a CDS encoding PIN domain-containing protein, protein MAPLMAALDTNALVRYLVKDDLEQFNCAYQLITQQVQARQRLFVPITVVLELEWVLRSRYKLAKQVITDTYTTLLSTTELQFESESALELALFYYKMYTADFADCLHVALAAEAGHAPLHTFDKRAACVPETQLIG, encoded by the coding sequence GTGGCGCCGCTAATGGCCGCGTTGGATACTAATGCCCTGGTCCGGTATCTCGTGAAAGACGACTTGGAACAGTTCAACTGTGCATACCAACTCATCACACAGCAGGTCCAGGCAAGGCAGCGTCTTTTCGTGCCGATTACCGTGGTGCTTGAACTGGAATGGGTGCTCAGATCCAGGTACAAATTGGCGAAACAGGTCATTACGGACACCTATACAACGCTGCTGTCGACAACCGAATTGCAGTTCGAGTCTGAGTCGGCGCTCGAGCTTGCTCTTTTTTACTATAAGATGTACACGGCAGACTTTGCCGACTGCTTGCATGTCGCCTTAGCCGCAGAAGCGGGTCACGCACCACTGCATACATTTGACAAACGTGCGGCATGCGTTCCTGAGACCCAATTGATTGGATAA
- a CDS encoding IS5 family transposase (programmed frameshift) — MARRKISNELWAVLEPLIPAFTPSPKGGRRRTVGDRAALNGIVYVLHTGIAWEDLPQELGFGSGMTCWRRLRDWQAAGVWSRLHLAMLCRLREHDQIDWERASLDAASVAKPPGGQETGPNPTNRGKLGSKRHLVVDARGVPLAITVTGANRHDSMAFERTLDTLPAVPGLSGSPRKRPSKLHADKGYDFARCRRYLKQRAITARIARRGVENRERLGRHRWVVERTHAWFAGFGKLRIRFERRLDIHIALLRLAAAVICSRFVDDLC; from the exons ATGGCAAGGCGCAAAATCAGCAATGAATTGTGGGCGGTGCTGGAGCCGTTGATTCCAGCGTTCACGCCCTCACCCAAAGGCGGGCGTCGGCGCACTGTTGGCGACCGGGCGGCATTGAACGGCATCGTGTATGTCCTGCATACAGGCATTGCATGGGAAGACTTGCCCCAGGAGCTCGGCTTCGGCAGCGGCATGACATGTTGGCGACGATTGCGCGACTGGCAGGCCGCCGGCGTGTGGAGCAGGTTGCATCTGGCCATGCTTTGCCGCTTGCGTGAACATGACCAAATTGATTGGGAGCGAGCGAGCCTAGATGCGGCCAGCGTTGCCA AGCCCCCGGGGGGCCAGGAAACCGGCCCCAACCCGACGAACCGGGGCAAACTGGGGAGCAAACGGCATCTGGTCGTAGATGCCCGGGGCGTTCCCTTGGCGATCACAGTCACAGGTGCCAACCGACATGATTCGATGGCGTTCGAGCGCACCCTCGATACTCTCCCAGCGGTGCCGGGCTTGAGCGGTTCGCCGCGCAAGCGTCCGAGCAAACTGCATGCGGACAAGGGCTACGACTTTGCCCGCTGCCGACGCTATCTGAAGCAACGCGCAATCACTGCACGCATCGCCCGTCGCGGCGTAGAAAACCGTGAGCGGCTCGGACGGCATCGCTGGGTAGTCGAGCGCACGCACGCCTGGTTTGCCGGTTTTGGTAAGCTGCGCATCCGCTTTGAGCGGCGTTTGGACATTCATATCGCCTTGCTCCGCTTGGCTGCTGCCGTTATCTGTTCGCGCTTCGTGGACGACTTGTGTTAG
- a CDS encoding IS110 family transposase produces the protein MRTDHLAGADAENVILAASLELAGTQWKIALHDGRRQSPAVHTVRGAQAALRVQALLEVIERYKQKWSLPQDVRVVVSYEAGQDGFWIYRALRSRGMDCYVIDAASIPVERHRRRAKTDRLDAIKLVTNLRVWLHGERDRMRVVRVPSLQDEASRQLIRDRGQLHKEVLQHRERMRKLLITMGCWDGFDHRTFAKRLASGKLVCHDGTPLPSELHERLLRETARLALAEEQLAALERALQERLPAPVRERITYLRHLKGVGQLGASRLMLELFWREFGNRRQLGACVGLVPQPYDSGQSRIDQGISKQGNRRVRTQLIEMAWCWLRYQPSSALAQWFNKRTQGTGANRRARRIAIVALARRLVIALWRYLKDGVIPQNAQFKGA, from the coding sequence ATGCGTACAGATCACTTAGCCGGAGCCGATGCTGAGAACGTAATACTGGCAGCGTCACTCGAACTGGCAGGGACCCAATGGAAAATTGCGCTGCACGACGGACGCAGACAGAGTCCAGCGGTACACACGGTAAGGGGAGCGCAAGCGGCCCTGCGAGTGCAAGCCCTATTGGAGGTGATTGAGCGGTACAAGCAGAAATGGTCGCTGCCCCAAGATGTGCGTGTGGTGGTCAGTTATGAGGCTGGGCAGGATGGATTTTGGATCTATAGAGCGCTGCGCTCGCGTGGCATGGATTGTTATGTGATCGATGCGGCTAGTATTCCGGTGGAGCGGCACAGGCGTCGCGCTAAGACGGATCGGCTTGATGCGATCAAGCTGGTCACGAATCTGCGAGTATGGCTGCATGGCGAACGTGACCGCATGCGCGTAGTGCGAGTGCCCTCGCTGCAAGATGAAGCTTCGCGTCAGTTGATTCGTGATCGAGGGCAATTGCACAAAGAGGTGCTGCAGCACCGCGAGCGTATGCGTAAGTTGTTGATCACGATGGGTTGCTGGGACGGTTTCGATCATAGGACGTTTGCCAAGCGACTAGCTAGCGGCAAACTGGTTTGCCATGATGGCACGCCGCTGCCCAGCGAGTTGCATGAACGACTGTTACGCGAGACGGCCCGCCTGGCACTTGCCGAAGAACAACTCGCGGCACTTGAGCGCGCACTGCAAGAACGCCTACCGGCACCTGTACGCGAACGGATCACTTATCTTAGGCACCTCAAAGGTGTAGGCCAGCTCGGGGCATCGCGCCTGATGCTTGAGTTGTTCTGGCGCGAGTTTGGTAACCGGCGGCAACTGGGCGCCTGCGTAGGCTTGGTCCCGCAGCCCTACGATAGCGGACAGAGCCGGATTGATCAGGGAATCAGCAAGCAGGGAAATAGGCGAGTGCGAACCCAGCTCATCGAGATGGCCTGGTGCTGGCTGCGCTATCAGCCTAGCAGTGCGCTGGCGCAGTGGTTCAACAAGCGCACGCAGGGCACCGGAGCCAATCGCCGCGCGCGACGCATTGCGATTGTCGCGCTTGCCAGGCGGTTAGTGATTGCATTATGGCGCTACCTTAAAGACGGCGTGATTCCACAAAACGCTCAGTTCAAAGGGGCATGA
- a CDS encoding NAD(P)/FAD-dependent oxidoreductase, whose product MPDTIESVHEPIRTDVLIIGAGPVGLFAAFEAGVIGLTCEVVDTLAQIGGQCTELYPDKPIFDIPAIPVCTARELVERLAEQCRPFNVPIRLGQRVIHVEQREDGRWRARTEQQLEFDAAAILISAGNGAFVPQRLALPEAASLEGRHVHYAVRNLDDFAGRRVVVAGGGDSALDWALALRHVAQHVTLVHRRNAFRAADSTVEQLRRAADAGELDIVTGTIAALRTEHGALQTVDIAQIGAQTSVPAEHIVALYGLVADLGPIAQWGMEIRAGRIAVDTSSYESSRPGLFAVGDIAIYPNKQKLILSGFHEAALALRKAYGYAHPDRKRVHVHSSYDFTLSEKILGTPAASE is encoded by the coding sequence ATGCCTGATACCATTGAATCCGTCCACGAGCCAATCCGCACCGACGTACTGATCATCGGTGCCGGGCCAGTCGGGTTGTTCGCCGCCTTCGAGGCCGGCGTGATTGGACTGACGTGTGAGGTCGTCGACACGCTTGCACAGATCGGCGGCCAATGCACCGAACTGTATCCGGACAAGCCCATTTTCGATATTCCGGCAATTCCAGTCTGCACCGCACGCGAACTGGTCGAGCGGCTCGCCGAGCAATGTCGCCCGTTCAACGTGCCGATCCGTCTGGGTCAGCGCGTAATCCATGTGGAGCAACGCGAAGACGGCCGCTGGCGTGCTCGCACGGAGCAGCAACTGGAGTTCGATGCCGCGGCGATCCTGATCAGCGCAGGCAATGGTGCGTTCGTGCCGCAACGGCTAGCGCTGCCCGAAGCGGCCTCGCTGGAAGGCCGCCATGTGCACTACGCGGTGCGCAACCTCGATGACTTCGCGGGCCGACGCGTAGTCGTAGCGGGCGGCGGCGACTCGGCGCTCGATTGGGCGCTCGCGCTGCGCCACGTCGCCCAGCATGTGACGCTCGTACATCGGCGCAACGCGTTCCGTGCAGCGGACTCGACCGTCGAACAGTTGCGCCGCGCCGCTGACGCTGGCGAACTCGATATCGTGACGGGCACAATCGCGGCATTGCGCACCGAGCACGGCGCGTTGCAGACGGTGGATATCGCGCAGATCGGCGCGCAAACGAGCGTGCCCGCGGAACATATCGTCGCGCTATATGGGCTGGTCGCCGATTTGGGACCCATCGCGCAGTGGGGCATGGAGATTCGCGCGGGACGCATCGCGGTGGACACGTCCAGCTACGAAAGCTCGCGCCCGGGCCTATTCGCGGTCGGTGACATCGCGATCTATCCGAACAAGCAGAAGCTGATTCTGTCCGGCTTCCACGAAGCCGCGCTGGCGTTGCGCAAAGCATATGGCTACGCGCATCCTGATCGCAAGCGCGTGCACGTCCATTCCAGCTACGATTTCACTTTGTCGGAGAAGATCCTCGGCACGCCGGCCGCGTCGGAGTGA
- a CDS encoding type II toxin-antitoxin system prevent-host-death family antitoxin encodes MTITTLSSRELNHDVTRAKKAANKGPVFITDRGKPAHVLLSFEAYQKLTQQRRNIADTLAMPGVEDIEFNPPRAHVQTRPADLT; translated from the coding sequence ATGACGATCACCACCCTATCGAGCCGGGAACTGAATCACGACGTGACCAGGGCCAAGAAGGCAGCCAACAAAGGGCCTGTGTTCATTACCGATCGCGGCAAGCCTGCCCACGTACTCTTAAGCTTTGAGGCCTACCAAAAACTCACGCAACAGCGCCGCAATATTGCGGACACCCTTGCCATGCCCGGCGTGGAAGATATCGAGTTCAATCCGCCACGTGCTCATGTTCAAACGCGGCCGGCTGATCTGACTTGA
- a CDS encoding NfeD family protein: protein MLLRTLRKLCFGWFLAALSAGAVPAPAPVVLIPVSGAIGPASADFIERSLARAASMHAQLAVIELDTPGGLDPSMRQIIKAMLASPVPVATFVAPAGARAASAGTYILYASHIAAMAPGTNLGAATPIQLGIGGESSPPGMDGDTATDTAKSRAAGAASGAATAAAAPTSSPTRSIDVPGDPRTTETRKQIQDAAAYIRSLAQLHGRNGEWAERAVRDAVSLSASDALSHHVIDVVASDLDALLVQLDARRIDTAHGVHTLQTAHAPIVRIDPDWRTRLLAVITNPNVALILMMIGMYGLFFEFANPGFVLPGVAGAISLLVGLFALHMLPVNYAGLILILLGIAFLIAEVFVPTFGSLGFGGVVAFGIGALMLIDTEVPGFGIPPPLIIALALFSATFFIGISSIALRARRRPIAAGAETLVGSTGIMLGELAPRPAGDGASNLGESIGWAQIHGEQWRVRSDRALPGGAHVRVTGRHGLTLSVVPAATPPEPGEHS, encoded by the coding sequence ATGCTGCTGCGCACGCTCCGCAAGTTGTGTTTCGGGTGGTTTCTCGCCGCACTTTCTGCCGGTGCCGTGCCAGCGCCCGCGCCAGTCGTGCTGATCCCCGTCAGCGGTGCGATCGGTCCCGCGAGCGCCGATTTCATCGAGCGCAGCCTAGCGCGGGCAGCCAGCATGCATGCGCAGTTGGCGGTGATTGAGCTGGACACGCCCGGCGGGCTGGATCCGTCGATGCGCCAGATCATCAAAGCCATGCTCGCCTCGCCGGTCCCGGTGGCGACATTCGTCGCGCCAGCTGGCGCACGGGCTGCCAGCGCGGGAACCTATATCCTGTACGCCAGCCACATCGCCGCGATGGCGCCCGGCACCAACCTTGGTGCCGCCACGCCGATTCAACTCGGCATCGGCGGCGAGTCATCGCCACCGGGTATGGATGGCGACACCGCGACAGATACGGCCAAGAGCCGGGCCGCCGGGGCGGCCAGCGGCGCCGCGACAGCCGCAGCCGCGCCGACATCGTCGCCCACGCGATCCATCGACGTGCCGGGCGACCCACGCACGACCGAGACACGCAAGCAGATCCAAGACGCGGCTGCCTACATCCGCAGTCTGGCTCAGCTGCATGGCCGAAACGGCGAGTGGGCCGAGCGTGCGGTACGCGATGCGGTCAGCCTGTCAGCGAGCGACGCGCTATCGCATCATGTGATCGACGTGGTGGCCAGCGACCTGGACGCGCTGCTCGTGCAACTCGACGCCAGACGGATCGATACCGCGCACGGCGTGCACACGCTGCAGACCGCCCATGCCCCGATCGTGCGGATCGATCCGGACTGGCGCACCCGTCTACTGGCCGTGATCACCAACCCGAACGTCGCGCTGATCCTGATGATGATTGGCATGTACGGGTTGTTCTTCGAGTTCGCCAATCCGGGTTTCGTGCTGCCAGGGGTAGCGGGCGCGATTAGCTTGCTGGTAGGCTTGTTTGCGCTGCACATGCTGCCCGTCAACTACGCCGGACTGATTCTGATACTGCTGGGCATCGCATTCCTGATCGCCGAAGTATTCGTGCCGACATTCGGCTCGCTCGGCTTTGGCGGGGTCGTCGCGTTCGGCATCGGCGCATTGATGCTGATCGACACCGAGGTCCCTGGCTTCGGCATCCCGCCGCCGTTGATCATTGCGCTCGCGTTATTCAGCGCGACATTCTTCATCGGGATCTCCAGCATTGCGCTGCGCGCGCGCCGGCGTCCGATCGCCGCGGGCGCCGAGACGCTGGTCGGCAGCACCGGCATCATGCTCGGCGAGCTAGCGCCCCGCCCCGCCGGCGACGGCGCGTCGAACCTGGGCGAGTCGATCGGCTGGGCCCAGATTCATGGCGAGCAGTGGCGCGTGCGAAGCGATCGTGCCCTGCCCGGTGGCGCGCACGTGCGCGTGACCGGGCGGCATGGCCTGACGCTAAGCGTCGTACCGGCGGCGACGCCGCCTGAACCAGGGGAGCATTCGTAA
- a CDS encoding slipin family protein yields the protein MGLTFGFAGFIVLFVVTLAVASIRIFREYERGVVFMLGRFWRVKGPGLVLIIPGVQQLVKIDLRTVVLDVPSQDLITHDNVSVKVNAVVYFRVVDPEKAVIQVARYLEATSQLAQTTLRSVLGKHELDELLAEREKLNDDIQKALDAQTDTWGIKVSNVEIKHVDLNESMVRAIARQAEAERERRAKVIHAEGELQASEKLLQAAQMLARQPQAMQLRYLQTLTSVAGDKASTIVFPVPIELVDALAATARQSDS from the coding sequence ATGGGTTTGACTTTCGGCTTCGCCGGCTTCATCGTGCTATTCGTGGTGACTCTTGCCGTCGCATCGATCCGGATATTCCGCGAATATGAACGTGGCGTAGTGTTCATGCTGGGCCGTTTCTGGCGGGTCAAGGGGCCCGGCCTCGTGCTGATCATCCCCGGCGTTCAGCAGCTCGTGAAGATCGATCTGCGCACCGTCGTGCTAGACGTGCCGTCGCAGGACCTAATCACGCACGATAACGTATCGGTCAAGGTCAACGCGGTCGTGTACTTCCGTGTCGTCGATCCGGAAAAAGCGGTGATTCAGGTCGCGCGCTACCTGGAGGCCACCAGCCAGCTGGCGCAGACCACGCTGCGCTCGGTGCTTGGCAAGCACGAACTTGACGAGCTACTGGCCGAGCGCGAGAAGCTCAACGATGATATCCAGAAGGCGCTCGATGCGCAGACGGACACATGGGGTATCAAGGTATCGAACGTCGAGATCAAGCACGTTGACCTGAACGAGTCGATGGTGCGCGCCATCGCGCGGCAAGCCGAGGCCGAGCGGGAGCGCCGCGCCAAGGTTATTCACGCGGAAGGCGAGTTGCAAGCATCGGAAAAGCTGTTGCAGGCGGCGCAGATGCTCGCCCGGCAGCCGCAGGCGATGCAATTGCGCTACCTGCAGACGCTGACCAGCGTCGCCGGTGACAAGGCCTCGACGATTGTGTTTCCCGTTCCGATAGAATTGGTCGACGCACTGGCCGCCACCGCGCGCCAATCCGACAGCTAG
- the qhpG gene encoding flavin-dependent monooxygenase QhpG, with protein MNRKFDMLVIGAGPAGLCSALRLNHLGHRVLLVERSQSWPRPQIGEALTPGVRNIIDYLDANDALETVPILAGKPTHVRWTSKTIETVAHDGAVVERAAFDEALLRLAQARGVEVLRPASLGQIDGEPGAWHAQIATSGRLWHAEAHVLLEAQGRQNRRVPQSLHAPRLSTVWAEIELETLAPRADFATRVEALDDGWMWGAALPGGRYRVMFTFDPYTRERGPEFLLRNACSRSALFQDMASLPWCASPRMCVSTPYVDVLSWQAGRVKLGDAAFALDPISSSGVEKAMRFSLQAAIALNTWCRASNASERELAQRFYESRLVEGAARHLAWSTGYYRQTWCSESHFWRQRSMPALTSDTVATASSSNEAAARVDIMTRALKAELAHFSSIPRQPNVPVPQFPLHRPIQFTRNTDIVVIPCAKGDRVTAQPALQHPSLDRPVAFWNGVALFPLLEMLTRATHPFELVAFLGKSMETEKAQQLLEWLWRQRIIESSAFDAKAHPTL; from the coding sequence GTGAATCGCAAGTTCGACATGCTCGTGATCGGCGCCGGTCCTGCCGGTCTGTGCTCGGCGCTTCGCTTGAACCATCTCGGACATCGTGTGCTGCTCGTTGAAAGAAGCCAGTCATGGCCTCGTCCGCAAATAGGGGAGGCACTTACACCGGGTGTCAGGAACATCATCGATTACCTCGACGCGAACGATGCACTCGAGACCGTCCCCATCCTCGCCGGTAAGCCCACGCACGTGCGCTGGACGAGCAAAACGATCGAGACGGTTGCGCACGACGGCGCCGTCGTGGAGCGTGCCGCGTTTGATGAAGCTCTTCTGCGTTTAGCCCAGGCGCGCGGTGTGGAAGTCTTGCGACCGGCGAGCCTCGGGCAAATCGACGGAGAGCCCGGTGCCTGGCATGCGCAAATAGCGACATCCGGCAGGTTGTGGCACGCAGAGGCACACGTGCTGCTCGAAGCCCAGGGCCGGCAGAACCGGCGTGTACCACAAAGCTTGCATGCGCCTAGGCTGTCCACAGTATGGGCCGAAATCGAGCTGGAAACGCTGGCTCCGCGAGCTGATTTCGCCACTCGCGTGGAGGCGCTCGATGACGGATGGATGTGGGGTGCTGCATTGCCGGGCGGCCGTTACCGTGTCATGTTTACGTTCGATCCATACACACGCGAGCGCGGACCAGAGTTTCTTTTGCGCAACGCCTGCTCACGGAGCGCGTTGTTTCAAGACATGGCCAGCTTACCATGGTGCGCCTCGCCACGGATGTGCGTATCGACGCCCTACGTCGATGTGCTCTCCTGGCAGGCTGGGCGAGTCAAGCTCGGAGATGCTGCGTTCGCGCTCGACCCGATTTCGTCTTCGGGTGTCGAAAAAGCCATGCGATTCTCCCTCCAGGCCGCGATTGCTCTGAACACGTGGTGCCGGGCGAGCAATGCCTCGGAACGAGAATTGGCACAGCGCTTTTACGAATCGCGTTTGGTCGAAGGCGCTGCGCGTCACCTCGCATGGAGCACTGGATACTATCGTCAAACATGGTGTAGTGAATCGCATTTCTGGCGCCAGCGCTCGATGCCAGCGTTGACTTCTGATACGGTTGCGACGGCTTCGTCCAGTAACGAGGCTGCAGCACGCGTGGACATCATGACGCGTGCGCTGAAAGCCGAATTGGCGCATTTTTCGTCGATTCCGCGGCAGCCGAATGTGCCTGTACCTCAGTTTCCCTTGCACAGACCGATTCAGTTCACTCGGAATACAGACATTGTCGTGATCCCCTGTGCGAAAGGCGACCGTGTCACCGCTCAGCCCGCCTTGCAGCATCCGAGTCTCGATCGCCCAGTCGCGTTTTGGAATGGCGTGGCGCTTTTTCCACTCCTTGAGATGTTGACAAGGGCGACGCATCCTTTTGAGCTGGTTGCGTTTCTCGGCAAATCAATGGAAACAGAAAAAGCACAACAGCTTCTGGAGTGGCTGTGGAGGCAGCGAATAATCGAATCAAGCGCCTTCGACGCGAAGGCCCATCCAACCTTATAG
- a CDS encoding radical SAM/SPASM domain-containing protein, producing MTARIADASRPRHPEIHVVEDAEGAQLLLVNGSRLFHVPRDLHDAFRTALEEMDAGAVAALVAHCGLDMMPAIDDVPLTEAPVHALSLAVAHKCNLGCTYCYAQQGEFGGKAQNMPLATALAAVDLLVEQVNEGGKINLAFMGGEPLANRAVLRAATTYARERASSRGVRCYFSVTTNGSLLQEDDADFFEEHGFAVTVSLDGPAPVHNRLRPFKGGKGSFDAIVERLAPLLARQRHMQVSARVTVTPFNLDLPSTLDTFIGMGFHSVGFSPLLRASNGRAEMEPDDMANMLQEMIACGLAFEQKVMHGERYPFLNMQNALREIQRGTHRPYPCGAGAGYFGVSAAGELAACHRFVGDEAGAMGHLSTGVDHVRQTIWLAERHVHRQWPCNACWARYLCGGGCHHEVLARGRSACDYIRGWLHYVIGAHGRLARYAPTWFANPPGTSSSGTGTV from the coding sequence ATGACCGCACGCATCGCCGACGCGTCGCGCCCCCGGCATCCCGAGATTCATGTAGTCGAAGATGCGGAGGGAGCGCAACTGCTGCTCGTCAACGGAAGCCGCCTATTTCATGTACCGCGCGATTTGCATGACGCGTTTCGAACGGCACTCGAAGAGATGGACGCAGGGGCTGTCGCCGCGCTGGTCGCACACTGTGGACTTGATATGATGCCCGCGATTGACGACGTGCCTTTGACCGAAGCACCGGTGCACGCGTTGTCACTTGCTGTCGCGCATAAATGCAATCTCGGCTGTACCTATTGCTACGCTCAGCAGGGAGAATTCGGCGGCAAGGCGCAGAACATGCCGCTCGCGACAGCGCTCGCAGCAGTCGATTTACTGGTCGAACAAGTGAACGAAGGCGGCAAGATTAATCTGGCGTTCATGGGGGGGGAACCACTCGCCAACCGTGCGGTGCTGCGTGCGGCGACCACTTATGCGCGTGAGCGCGCAAGCTCGCGCGGCGTACGCTGCTATTTCTCGGTCACCACGAACGGCTCGCTTCTGCAGGAAGACGACGCGGATTTTTTCGAGGAACACGGTTTTGCCGTTACCGTCAGCCTCGATGGCCCTGCGCCCGTACACAATCGGTTGCGTCCGTTCAAGGGCGGCAAGGGCTCCTTCGACGCCATCGTCGAGCGCTTGGCCCCCCTGCTTGCCCGTCAGCGCCACATGCAGGTCTCGGCTCGCGTGACCGTCACGCCCTTCAATCTCGATTTGCCGAGCACGCTCGACACCTTCATCGGCATGGGGTTCCATAGCGTTGGATTTTCGCCGCTGCTGCGTGCTTCGAACGGCCGCGCAGAAATGGAGCCCGACGACATGGCAAACATGCTGCAAGAGATGATCGCGTGTGGACTCGCGTTCGAGCAGAAAGTCATGCACGGCGAGCGCTATCCTTTCCTGAACATGCAGAACGCGCTGCGCGAAATCCAGCGCGGCACGCATCGGCCTTATCCGTGCGGTGCGGGTGCGGGATATTTCGGCGTATCCGCCGCTGGCGAGCTGGCAGCTTGCCACCGCTTCGTAGGCGATGAGGCCGGCGCCATGGGCCATCTCTCTACGGGTGTCGATCATGTACGTCAGACGATTTGGCTTGCCGAGCGTCACGTGCATAGGCAGTGGCCTTGCAACGCATGTTGGGCGCGTTACCTCTGTGGCGGCGGATGTCACCATGAAGTCCTTGCGCGCGGACGCAGCGCCTGCGATTATATCCGCGGCTGGCTGCACTATGTAATCGGTGCACACGGCAGGCTGGCGCGCTATGCGCCTACTTGGTTTGCCAATCCGCCGGGCACGTCGTCGAGCGGCACAGGAACGGTGTGA
- a CDS encoding type II toxin-antitoxin system VapC family toxin, which yields MMYVLDTHVVSELRKIRAGKANANVTAWTASVDAAWLFVSAITIMELETGILQIERHDADQGRILRAWIEHYVLPEFADRVLPIDIRVVQRCARLHVPNRQSERDALIAATALVHGMTVVTRNVADFAATGVNLLNPWMDA from the coding sequence TTGATGTACGTACTCGATACCCATGTTGTGTCCGAGTTGCGCAAGATTCGGGCCGGCAAGGCTAATGCCAATGTCACGGCATGGACTGCCAGCGTGGATGCGGCTTGGCTTTTTGTGTCCGCTATCACCATCATGGAACTGGAAACGGGTATCTTGCAAATCGAGCGGCACGATGCCGATCAGGGCAGGATACTACGAGCATGGATAGAGCATTACGTACTGCCCGAGTTTGCAGACCGCGTTTTACCGATTGATATTCGTGTGGTGCAACGCTGCGCCCGATTGCATGTACCCAACCGGCAATCAGAGCGAGACGCATTGATTGCGGCCACAGCACTAGTACACGGGATGACGGTTGTCACCCGTAACGTGGCGGATTTTGCCGCGACCGGCGTCAATCTCCTTAACCCCTGGATGGACGCATAG
- a CDS encoding AbrB/MazE/SpoVT family DNA-binding domain-containing protein, translating into MNESTLTSKGQTTMPAQIRAALHAEPGTRLEWHLAPDGSVIVRAKTKSILELAGALRIPAPPVPVEDMKAWRR; encoded by the coding sequence ATGAATGAGTCTACTTTAACCTCCAAAGGGCAAACGACGATGCCTGCGCAGATCAGGGCCGCACTTCATGCTGAACCTGGGACACGGCTTGAGTGGCATCTCGCGCCAGACGGCAGTGTGATCGTTCGGGCCAAGACGAAGTCCATACTCGAACTGGCTGGTGCTTTGCGAATCCCGGCACCTCCCGTTCCGGTTGAAGATATGAAAGCGTGGCGCCGCTAA
- a CDS encoding DMT family transporter, which produces MLAYLYLAIAIVAEVIGTSALKASDGFTRLLPSVITALGYAVAFYCLSLTLRSVPVGVAYAIWSGVGIVLISLVAFFVYDQRLDWPAVTGMGLIVVGVVLMNGFSKTAVH; this is translated from the coding sequence ATGCTTGCCTACCTCTATCTTGCGATTGCGATCGTCGCCGAAGTGATCGGCACGTCGGCGCTCAAGGCGTCCGATGGTTTCACGCGGCTGCTGCCGTCAGTGATCACCGCGCTCGGCTACGCGGTCGCGTTCTACTGTCTGTCGCTGACGTTGCGTTCGGTGCCGGTTGGCGTTGCCTATGCAATCTGGTCGGGAGTCGGCATTGTATTGATTTCGCTGGTTGCTTTCTTCGTCTACGATCAGCGGCTCGATTGGCCTGCAGTGACCGGCATGGGGCTCATCGTCGTCGGTGTCGTGTTAATGAACGGCTTTTCGAAGACCGCTGTTCACTAG